AAGAGAATAAGGTGGATTGGAAACGCGCATTGAAGATAGGTTGTTTCCAGTGTCTTTCGGTCATTCCGGGCATGAGTCGCAGTATGTCGACGATTGTAGGTGGTATGCAACAGAAGCTGACTCGCCGGCGGGCAGCCGAGTTTTCATTCTTTCTTGCAGTGCCTACTATGGCGGGTGCCACGTTGCTTGACCTGTTGGATATGTTCAAAGAAGGTACAGATTGGGCCACAACGCATAATATAGAGATGCTCGTCTTAGGCTGTGTGGTAGCCTTTATCGTAGCAATCTTCGCCATGAAATGGTTTGTAAGCTTCCTCACGAGATATGGTTTCAAGGCCTTTGGATGGTATCGTATCATCATCGGTACAGTGATTTTGCTACTTTTGGCCACGGGTCATTCACTCGTAATGGTTGACTAAATGGATTTCAAGGCAGGAGAGATTTTTGCGATAGACAAGCCTTATCGCATTTCAAGTTTCGGCGCATTGGCTCACGTGCGCTATGTGCTTTCACGCACATTGGGCTATAAAGTGAAGATTGGT
The nucleotide sequence above comes from Segatella oris. Encoded proteins:
- a CDS encoding undecaprenyl-diphosphate phosphatase, which translates into the protein MDFIQTLIIAIVEGLTEFLPVSSTGHMIITQNLLGVPQGDPFVHAFTFIIQFGAILSVVCLYWKRFFQMRTKEEFFSKMKFYGLLIVGVIPAVIVGLLAKKSGLLDRLLDSVEVVAVTLVLGGVFMLFCDRLFNKGTEENKVDWKRALKIGCFQCLSVIPGMSRSMSTIVGGMQQKLTRRRAAEFSFFLAVPTMAGATLLDLLDMFKEGTDWATTHNIEMLVLGCVVAFIVAIFAMKWFVSFLTRYGFKAFGWYRIIIGTVILLLLATGHSLVMVD